The genomic DNA TGGTGGGCGCGGACCAGTGCGTAACAGAAGGAGTGGAACGTGGTGGCCTGCGGGCCGCGGGCGGCGCCCAGCCGGGCGGCCATCCGGTCGCGCAGCTCCACCGCGGCCTTGCGGCTGAAGGTGAGCACGAGGATGCGGGCCGGGTCGCCGCCCCGGGCGACGCGGGCGGCGACCGCCTCGACGAGCGTGGTGGTCTTGCCGGTGCCCGGCCCGGCGAGAACCAGCAGCGGACCGCCGGGGTGATCAACCACCGCCTGCTGCGCCGCGTCCAGGAGAGGGGGGTCCACGGAACCCGGCCGGGTTCGCACCAGTCGGTACGCGCCCGTGGTCGTCCCCCTATGCCCGAGCGGGCGTGGCGGAACCCCCTGCCGTGCCTGACGGCCCGGAGTGTTCCGGGTGAAGGAGGAGGAGCTCACGTGGATCGCCGGTCCTGGTGGGAGTGCTGGTGGTGAGGGGGCGGGGGTACGCGCCGCGAACTGTCGACGCTACGCCAGCGAAGGGGTCCGATGCGGCGAGTTCGTTGCGGCGATCGTCACGTTCCGCCTCGTACCGCAGGCCGCCCGGACACGTACGCGGTGAGTCCCGGAGCAGGTCGGGCAGCAGATCGCACCGCACTTCTCGCACGTCCTGCGGTCCCGGCTGCTCCCGTCGTGGGATCGAATGGCGGAAGCTGTCAGGTGTGAGCTTCTCCGTCGACGCCCTCGGCCCCGCCGTGACCACCGGTCACGCCGTCCCACCGTGCGCGCTTCATGTCGAGGCGCGGTATGTGACCCTCCGCGCTGCGCGACGCCTCGCGCAGCGGGGTGCTCTCCTCGCGGTAGTGGTCCAGCGCCCGCAGTTCGTGGCCGGGCAGCAGCGCCCCGTCGGAGCGCACCACACGCCACCACGGCGCAGCACCGCCGTACAGCGCCATGACCCGGCCGACCTGGCGCGGCCCGCCCTCGCCCAGCCATTCCGCGATGTCCCCGTACGTCATGACACGGCCGGGTGGGATCAGGTCGGCTACATCGAGCACGCGCTCCGCGTACTCGGGCAGCTCGTCGGGCGCACGTTCGTCCCTCGCTCCGTCGTCGCCCGTCCGGTGTTCGCTCATCCGACCCATGGTGCCGTACGCCACCGACAGCCCGGCCCGGATCGCGAACGACCGCTGCGTACACACCCGCTCACCGAGTGTGCACGAAGGAGCAAAGGAGCGTATCTTGCCCATCGCGCGACCGTGCAATGCACCCTGATGCCCCCCTCTGTCTCCAGGCCGTGCCACCATCATGCGGGCGGTGACCGGTGATACGAGAACACGAAGACCAATCAGAGGCGAAGGAGCAGGGCGTGCAGCCACCGAAGGCGGCGGACGCCTCTGATGCCGAGCCACGCCCGGACGAAGGCCAGGACCGGGCTCAGGCGCCGGCGCAGAAGCCGGAACCGGAGCAGAAGCCGTCATCCGGGACGGAGCGCGAGCGGAAGCAGGCGCGCGACCAGGAGCCTGCTCTGCGGGCCCGCCCGCACCATCTGGTCGGCTCCACCCTCTCCACCGTCCGCGCGGCCGAAGAGGCCGACCGTGTCTCGGGGGACGAACCGTTGCTCCCGGCGCGTGTGCACCGCCCCTCCGACCTCATGCGGGTCCTCATCGGCGTTCTGGCGATCGCCGTCCTGTTCTCCATCGCCGCGTTCGCCCACGGCACGACCACCGGTCTCGAGAACGACATCAACAAGGGCACGGACCAGGCGCCCGACGTCCTGATCAAGATCGCCGGTCTCGTCTCCAGCATCGCCGTGCTCCTCGTACCCGTCGCCTTCGCCATCGAGCGACTGATCAAACGCGACGGGCTGCGGATCGCGGACGGGGTCCTTGCCGCCGTGCTCGCGCACGGGGTGACGCTCGCCACCGACCTGTGGGTCGCCAAGTCCGCCTCCGGCACCATCCAGGACGCCCTCACCCAGCCGCAGCCCGGTGCTGCGCTCACCGATCCCGTCCACGGCTATCTCGCGCCGGTCATCGCCTACATGACGGCGGTCGGCATGGCGAGACGGCCGCGCTGGCGGGTCGTGCTGTGGGTGGTACTGCTGCTCGACGCCTTCGCCATGCTGGTCGGCGGCTATACGACACCGTTCTCGATCATCCTGACCGTGCTGATCGGCTGGACCGTGGCCTACGGCACGCTGTACGCGGTCGGCTCGCCGAACGTCCGGCCGACCGGCCAGCATCTGATGGCCGGTCTGCGCCACGTCGGCTTCCGCCCGGTCACCGCGATGCGCGCCGACGACGCCTGCGACTCCGGCGACCAGAGCGACCGGGGACGCCGCTATCTGGTCTCCCTCGAGGACGGTCCACCGCTGGACGTGACGGTCGTCGACCGGGAACAGCAGGCCCAGGGCTTCTTCTACCGGGTATGGCGCAGACTCACCCTGCGGGCCTTCACCCAGCGCCGCTCCATCCAGTCGCTGCGCCAGGCCCTGGAGCAGGAGGCGCTTCTCGCCTACGCGGCGATCGCCGCCGGGGCCAACGCCCCCAAACTGATCGCCACCTCCGAGCTCGGTCCCGACGCCGTGATGCTGGTCTACGAGCACATCGGCGGACGCTCCCTCGACGCGCTCGAGGACGTGGAGATCACCGACGATCTGGTGCGCGGTGCCTGGCGGCAGGTGAAGGCGCTCCAGTCGCGGCGGATCGCGCACCGCCGGCTCACCGGCGACGCCATCCTGGTGGAGCCTTCCGGCACGGTGTTCGTCACCGATCTGCGCGGCGGGGAGATCGCGGCCGGTGACCTGGTGCTGCGGATGGACATCGCCCAACTGCTCACCACCACCGGTCTGCGGGTGGGCGCCGAGCGGGCCGTCGCGGTCGCGCTCGACGTACTCGGTCCCGACGCCGTCGCCAACTGTCTGCCGCTGCTCCAGCCGATCGCGCTCAGCCGCTCCACCCGGGCGGCGCTGCGCAGGCTCGCCCGGGAGCGGTCGCAGCGCGAGCGGGAGGCGGTGCTCGAGGCGTCGGACGCCGCCAAGCGTGCCAAGGCCCAGGAGTCCGAGGTCTCGGAGGCGGAAGGGGCCCCCTCGGTCCCCGCCGACCGCAAGGCGCTCCGTAATGAGAAGCAGGCGGAGAAGCGCGCCGAGAAGCGGGCGATAGACGATGCGCTGGACGAGGCCCGCGAGGAGGATCTGCTGACCCAGATCCGCCGTCAGGTGCTGCTGATCCGACCGCAGGCGCCCGTCGAGCCGGTTCGGCTGGAGCGGATCAAGCCGCGCACCCTGCTCAGCTTCATCGCCGGTGCCATCGCCGCGTACTTCCTGATCTCCCAGGTCACGGAGGCCGACTTCGGTGCGGTCGTCGAGCAGGCGGAGTGGGGCTGGGTGGCGGCGGCGCTCGGGTTCTCGGCGCTGAGTTACATCGCGGCCGCGATGAGCCTGCTGGGGTTCGTCCCCGAGCGGGTGCCGTTCGGCAAGACCGTGCTGGCGCAGGTGGCCGGCTCGTTCGTGAAGATCGTCGCGCCGCCCGCGGTCGGTGGGGTGGCGCTGAACACGCGCTTCCTGCAGCGTTCCGGGGTGCGCCCGGGGCTGGCCGTCGCGAGTGTCGGCGCCTCGCAGCTGTTCGGGCTCGGCTGCCATGTGCTGCTGCTGGGCGCCTTCGGCTATCTGACCGGTACCGAGAAGACCCCGTCGTCGCTCACCCCGTCCAGGACGGTGATCGCCGGACTGCTGACCGTCGCGGTGCTGGTGCTGGTGGTCACCGCGATCCCGTTCCTGCGGAAGTTCGTGGTGACGCGGGTACGGTCGCTGTTCGCCGGAGTCGTACCGCGCATGCTGGACGTCGTGCAGCGGCCGCAGAAGCTGCTCACCGGCATCGGCGGCATGCTGCTGCTGACCGGCCTGTTCGTGATGTGTCTGGATGCGTCGATCCGGGCGTTCAGCGGCCCCGACGTACCGCAGCTCAGCTACGCGAGCATCGCGGTGGTCTTCCTCGCCGGCAACGCGCTGGGTTCGGCGGCGCCGACGCCCGGCGGCATGGGGGCGGTCGAGGGTGCGCTGACGCTGGGGCTGATCGCGGTCGGGCTGCCGAAGGAGGTCGCGGCGCCTGCCGTGCTGCTGTTCCGGCTGATGACGCTGTGGCTGCCGGTCCTTCCCGGCTGGCTCTGCTTCAATCACCTCACCCGAAAGGGTGCTCTCTAGGGGCTGTCCCGGCTCACGGATCCGGTCTGCGGACGCTGCCGCCACCCGCTTGGACCGGCGTCCCGCGCGCGGTCCCGCACCCCATCGCACGATGGAGCAATGAGGACCCCCCCTTCCCTGCGCGCCGCGGCCCTCGCCGCAACCGTGACCGCTCTGCTACCCCTCGCCGCCTGTTCGGACGGCGGCGACGGTGCGGCCGACACGGACCGCACCCGGAACTCTCCGCACGCGGCGAACGCCGCCGACACGTCGATGCCGGCCGACCTGACTTCCCAGAAACTGGAGTGGAAGCCCTGCCCCGCCCCATCCGCGGCACAGGGTGGCGGCGCCGCCCCCACCCCGCTCCCCGGTGACACCGCCTGGCAGTGCTCCTCCATGAAGGTCCCGCTCGACTACGCGAAGCCGGACGGCGACACGATCGAACTGGCGCTCATCCGCGCCAAGGCCATCGACCAGAGCAAACGAATCGGCTCACTCATCCTCAACTTCGGCGGACCCGGCGCTTCCGGCGTCGCCACGCTGCCTCAGTTCGGCACCACGTACGACAAGCTCCGGGCCCGCTACGACCTGGTGAGCTTCGATCCACGCGGGGTCGGCCGCAGCGAGGGCGTGAAGTGCGAGAACGACAAGCAGCTCGACGCGCGCTTCGAGAGCGACCTCACCCCGGACGACGCCGCCGAGGTGCAGGCCTACGTCAACGAGCAGAAGAAGTATGTGGCGTCATGCAAGAAGAACTCCGGTTCCGAACTCCCCTACGTCGGCACCACCAACGCCGCACGCGACATCAATCTGATGCACCAGGTGCTCGGTGACGAGAAGCTGCACTACCTCGGCTTCTCCTACGGCACCGAACTGGGCGGCGTCTACGCCCACTTGTTCCCGAAGAGCGTCGGCAGAATGGTGCTCGACGCGGTCGTCGACCCCACCGAGGACACCGAACAGTCCTCCCTCGGCCAGGCGCAGGGCTTCCAGCTGGCTCTGGACAACTTCGCCAAGGACTGCGTGAAACGCGGCGCCGCCTGCAAGCTCCCCGGCTCCACCGGGAAGGAGGTCGAGCTGTGGATCGCCGAACTACTCCAGCGGTTGGAGAAGACGCCGATCACAGGGCTCGGCACGCGGAAGCTGACACAGTCCCAGGCCATCACCGGGATCGCGGCCTCCCTCTACTCACGGCAGACCTGGCCGTTGCTGGAGGAGGGGCTCGACGAGGCGGACGGCGGCAACGGCGCGCTGCTCCTGGCCCTCGCCGACTCGCTGAACGGCCGCGCCGACGACGGTCGTTACGACAACTCCACGGCCGCCAACACGGCCATCAACTGCGTCGACTCCAAGCAGCGGTTCAGCGTCGACGAGACGAAGGCGAAGCTCCCGGCGTTCCAGAAGGCCTCGCCGATCTTCGGTGACTATCTGGGCTGGGGTCTGCTGGCATGCACCGGCTGGCCGGCGAAGGGCGCCTGGGACACCCCGGACGTCAGCGCTCCCGGCGCGCCCCCCATCCTCGTCATCGGCAACACCGGAGACCCGGCGACCCCGTACGAGGGCGCGAAGGCGATGGTCGACGCACTGGGCAAGGGTGTCGGGGTGGAGCTGACGTACGAGGGTCAGGGACACGGCGCGTACAACACCGGCGACGCCTGTGTGCAGAAGGCCGTGGGCGACTATCTGTTGGACGGCAAGGTTCCGGTGGCCGGTACTGTCTGTCGCTTAGAGGCTGACGGCGGCGACAAGTAGCACGCGTCGCGCGCCGTCGCACAGGCACAAGGGGGAGGGACGTACAGGTGGTTCACCATGCTCGCGCCGGGGCGCTGGCCGCTGCCGCACTGCTGCTGACGGGAGTGCTCGCGGGTTGTGACGGGGGCACGGACGCGAAGGCGGACGGCAAGGCGGGCCGCGGTGCGGCCTCCTCGTCCACCGGGGCGTCCGGGGCCGCGTCCGACGGTTCGGACGGGAAGCCGGGCGCGCTGCCCGCCCTGCCCACGGTCCTCACCTCCCAGCGGCCGGTCTGGAACCGCTGCAAGGCAGTCGGGGGCGAGAGCGCGCCGGCGTCCGGCTGGAGATGCGCGACGGTCAAGGTGCCGTTGAACTACGCCGAACCGGCAGGCGACACGATCGGGATCGCGCTGATCCGCAAGGAGGCCCGGGACAAGGGCCGTCGGCTCGGCTCGATGCTGTTCAACTTCGGCGGCCCTGGCGGCTCGGGCGTCTCGATGCTGCCGCGCGCCGCCGGGTCGTACGGGAAACTCAACACCCGCTACGACCTGGTGAGTTTCGATCCGCGCGGGGTCGCGGGGAGCTCCGGGGTGAAGTGCCGCACCGACCGGGAGCAGGAGGACGCCAACCGGGAGATCGATCTGACTCCGGACACGGCGGCGGAGGAGGCGGCGTTCATCAAGGACGGCGCGGACTTCGGTGCCGGCTGCGAGCGCAGCTCGGGCAAGGTCCTCCCGTACGTCGGTACGACGAACGCCGCGCGGGACATGGATCTGATCCGCGAGGTGCTCGGCGACAAGAAGCTCACGTACTTCGGCATCTCGTACGGTACGGAGCTCGGCGGTACGTACGCGCATCTCTACCCGAAGAACGTGGGACGCACGGTCCTCGACGCGGTCGTCGACCCGACCGCCGACACGATCGGGCACGCCCGCAACCAGGCGACCGGCTTCCAGCGGGCGCTGGAGAACTACCTCAAGGACCGTGGCCAGGACCCGAAGGCGGGCACCCGGCGCATCGCCCGGCTGCTGGAGCGGATCGACGGGAAGCCGCTGCCGACCGGCTCGGGCCGCCCGCTCAACGAGACACTGGCGATCACCGGCATCGTGACGCCGCTCTACTCCAAGAGCAGTTGGCCCGTTCTGACGCAGGCGCTGGACGAGGCCGAGAACCAGGGCACCGGCAATCTCCTCCTCCAGCTCGCCGACTCGTACAACGGCCGTGACGAGAACGGGCACTACGACACCCAGAGCCACTCGCAGCGCGCCATCTCCTGCGCGGACAGCAAGCTCCGGCCGACGGCGGGCGACGCGAAGGCGCTGCTGCCCGAATTCCGGAAGCTGTCCCCGGTCTTCGGCCCGTTCCTGGCGTGGGACACGGCCGGCTGGTGTGCCGACTGGCCGGTGAAGGGTGAGCACGACACCCCGGAGGCGAGTGCCCCGGGCGCCGGTCCGATCCTGGTCGTCGGGACGACCGGTGACCCGGCGACGCCCTACGAGGGTGCACAGAAGATGGCGGACGAGCTGGGCAAGGGCGTCGGCATCATGCTCACCAACAAGGGCGAGGGACACGGCGCCTACGGCGAGAGCGCGTGTGTGACGTCGACCGTGGACGCGTACTTCCTGGACGGGAAGGTTCCGGCGAACGGCAGGACCTGCTCGTAGAACAGGTCGACGGACAGGGCGAAGGGGCCGGCCCGCGCAATGCGGACCGGCCCCTTCGAAGCGTTCAGCCCCCGCACGGAGGCTCGGCACAACGGCTCAGTACACCGGCTTCTCGGGCTCGATCTGGTTGACCCAGCCGATCACGCCGCCGCCGACATGCACCGCGTCGGCGAAGCCCGCCGACTTGAGGACCGCGAGGACCTCGGCGCTGCGGACACCGGTCTTGCAGTGCAGGACGATGCGCTTGTCCTGCGGGAGGTCCTGCAGGGCGTTGCCCATCAGGAACTCGTTCTTCGGGATCAGCTTCGCACCGGGGATCGAGACGATCTCGTACTCGTTCGGCTCGCGGACGTCGATGATCTCGATCTTCTCGTCGGCGTCGATCCACTCCTTGAGCTGCTTCGGAGTGATCGTGGAGCCGAGCGCCGCCTCCTGGGCCTCCTCGGACACGACGCCGCAGAAGGCCTCGTAGTCGATGAGCTCGGTGACGGTCGGGTTCTCGCCGCAGACCGCGCAGTCCGGGTCCTTGCGGACCTTGACCTGGCGGTACTGCATCTCCAGGGCGTCGTAGATCATCAGTCGGCCGACCAGCGGGTCACCGATGCCGGCGAGCAGCTTGATGGCCTCGTTGACCTGGATGGAGCCGATGGACGCGCAGAGCACGCCCAGCACGCCGCCCTCGGCGCAGGACGGAACCATGCCGGGGGGCGGCGGCTCCGGGTAGAGGCAGCGGTAGCAGGGACCGTGCTCCGACCAGAAGACGGACGCCTGTCCGTCGAAGCGGTAGATCGAACCCCATACGTACGGCTTGTTCAGCAGCACCGCGGCGTCGTTGACGAGATAGCGGGTGGCGAAGTTGTCCGTGCCGTCCACGATCAGGTCGTACTGGGCGAAGATCTCCATCACGTTCTCGGCTTCGAGCCGCTCTTCGTGAAGGACGACATTCACATACGGGTTGATGCCCAGGACCGAGTCCTTGGCGGACTGGGCCTTGGACCGGCCGATGTCGGCCTGGCTGTGGATGATCTGGCGCTGCAGGTTCGACTCGTCGACCTCGTCGAACTCCACGATGCCGAGCGTGCCGACACCGGCCGCGGCCAGGTACATCAGGGCCGGCGAGCCGAGACCGCCGGCGCCCACACAGAGCACCTTCGCGTTCTTCAGCCGCTTCTGTCCGTCCATCCCGACATCCGGGATGATCAGGTGGCGGGAGTACCTGCGGACCTCGTCGACGGTGAGCTCAGCAGCTGGCTCGACCAGGGGTGGCAGCGACACAGGAACCTCAACAATGCAGGTGGTCGGTTTCTACGTACTTCATCTACGTACGGTTGTTCACCCGTAACACTGCCACGCTCCTCCTCATTCCGAGATACCCGGTCCGATCCGCGAGACGATTTCGTCCCAGTACCCGGGCAGCGCCGCGAATGGATCGGTTTGTCCACCATGATCCGTGCGAATCGTGCGGTCGGTGAAGAAGATCGTCCCGGCCCCCTGCCAGCGGGCGATCCGCATGGCCTCTTCGAGGTGGGTGCGCGGGACGCCGTGCACGAAGTGCGCGAAGCGGTCCGGCGGGTAGTCCGCGGTCCACTCCGCCACCTGCGACCAGCGGTAGTCGGTCCATGCCCCGGAGAAGGTGACCAGCTGGTCGGCCGTCTCGGCGTAGCCGGGATACGGGTGGGTCCCGTGCCCCAGCACGAGCAGCCCGCTCCCGATCTCTTCGTCCCCGCTGTCCGCGCGGTCCTCGCCCTCCTCCAGAAGCGCGGCGAGTGTGCTGGTGAGGCGGCGGACCGCCGGAAGGTCGGCGCGCTCGGCCGGACACCGGTCGAGATAGAAGCCGTCGACGCGGTACCAGTCGAGGAAGGACTGCGCGTCGGCGATCAGCTCGCCGAACGGCCGGTTGCCGAAGGTCAGATCGAGATGGCCCAGCAGCAGGCCGCCGCCCGCCCGCACGGCGTCCTGCGCAGCCCCGTCGTGCACGGCCCGTTCACGGGCGTTGCGGAGCCGGCCCGCCGCCTCCAGACAGTGCGGGTCGGGCCGGGCGCCGGGGCCGTTGTCGATGTTGAGGACCGCCCAGTGCAGCGGGGTGCCGGAGCGGGTCAGCTCGGCCCACTCGGTGGGCGCGAGCAGCGGGTGCGCGTACCCGGGGACGCCGAAGCCGAGCTGCTCGGCGCCACCGGTCCGGCGGGCGGTACCGGCACGGGTCAGATGCGGCATGCCGCCTCCATCCAGATGTCGGCGAGGGACTCCTCCAGATTGATCCGGGGGCGCCAGCCGAGCCGGTCGCGGGCGGTGCGGACGTCCGCCTGCTGCCAGGCCCCGCAGCCGTCCGGGTACGGGGACGGGGTCGCCGAGAGGTGTTCGATGACGGACTCGGCGGAGGTGCGCGGGGCGCCGATGGGGAGCCGGGCGGGGGGTGTGTCCAGCTCGTGCAGGGCGCCCGGGTAACCCGCGACCTTGGCGAGCACGGCGGCCGCGTCGCGCAGCCGCACGGCCCGGCCGGTACCGATGTTGACGACGCCCTGCGCGGCGGAGAGCGACGCGGCGTGCACGGCGCGGGCGACATCCCGTACGTCGACGAAGTCGCGCTGCACGCCGAGGCCACTGAGTTTCAGCTCGCCGTCGCCCGACTGCATGGCACGGCGCATCGCCTCGGCGAGCCGGCCCAGCGGTGAGCCGGCCGGGGTGCCGGGGCCGACCGGCGAGAAGACCCGCAGCACGACCGCGTCGAGGCCTGAGCCGAGGACGAGCTCGGTGGCGGCGAGCTTGGAGACGCCGTACGGGCCGCCGGGGCGCGGCACGGCGTCCTCCGCGGTCGACGAGCCGGGCTGCGAGGGTCCGTACTCCGAGGAGCAGCCGACCTGGACGAGGCGGGCGCTGCAGCCGCTGCGGCGCATCGCCTCGCAGACGGTGGCGACGGCGACGGTGTTGTGCCGGGTCAGATCGCGGGCGCCGCCGCGGGTGGCGCCCGCGCAGTTGACGACGACCCCGGGGTGGACGGCGTCCAGGAAGCGGGTGAGTGCTCCTGGGCTGCCACCGGCCAGGTCGAACCGTACGTCGGCGTCGTCGCCGCGGCCGAGCGCGGTCAGGTGCACGGCGGGGTCGGCGAGCAGCCGGTCGGCCACGAACCGGCCGAGGAATCCATTGGCTCCGAGCAGCAGAACCCTCATCGTGTGCCCCCTTCGTGCCGACGGCGGGCTGCCGGTGCGGGGGATTGGGGGGTCATGTCCGGTGTCTCCTTGGGGAGGTTGCGAGCGTTACGGGACAGGCACCCGCGGCGTCGGCTCCGCGGGGTTCGTGCGGGGTCGTGCGGGGTTACGGGCGGGTGTGGGCGGAGGCCCTGGAGAGGGCGACGGTGGCGTGGATCAGCAGCCCGAGCGCGGCTGCGCCGCAGGCGATGGCGGGTACGGCGCCGGTGCCGGCCGCCGCTACGACGGTGTAGACGGGCTGGGCGGCGAAGTGCAGGCCGGGCAGCCGTCCGGCCAGGACCAGGGCGGGCGCGACCGCTTCTACGGCGCAGGCTGCGGCGAGTCCGGTGGTGGCGGGCTCGGGGAAGCCATGGACGGTCAGCAGCCGGGCCAGCAGGAGCAGGACTCCGAGGGCGGCGGCCGCCATCGGGGCGCCGCCGCCTCCGTATCCGAGGTCGGCGAGGTGGAGCAGCCCGATGAGGACGCACAGGAAGAGCCCGACGGTCCCGAAGAGCAGGGGGCGCACACCTGCTGCGAACTCCTCCAGCGCGCGGCTGCCGGCGAGTTTGCGCTGTGCGTGCACGGAGAAGAGGTGCGCGCACCAGGCGGCCGGGGCGACGGCGAGCGCGAGCCCCAGGAGGGGTGCGGGGGTGATCGCCCAGGGCCCTTCGGGACCGCCGCTGAGGACCTGGTCCAGAAGGGCTTCGCCGTACAGGACGTACCCGAGAAGCCAGTACCCGTAGACCGCGGACGCGGCCGACGCGCGCCCTTCGGGGGCGTGCAGGGGGCCGCTCCGCAGGCACAGGCCGAGGCCGAGGAGCGCGACCAGCGCCCCGACAAGGGCCACGGTGAGCCGCGCACCGCCACCGAGCACCCCGTCGGTGAGTTTCAGGACGACGGCGGTCGCGGTGCAGGCGGCGCCGGGGAGCAGCGCGCGGAGCGACCAGGCGGCGCGCGTCTCGATGTCGCGCATCGGTGCGTGCGCCGTCCGACCGGGCTCGCCCGCGACGGCGGGTACCCGCGCGTAGAGCTCCTCGGCGAGCGAGAAGACGTCGCGGTGCCGGTAGCGGGCGGCGGTGCGGTCGGTGACCCCGTGGGCTTCGAGCCCGGCGGCGATCTCCAGGGGATCGACCGCGCGTTCGCAGAGCTCGCGGTGCCGGTGCATGAGCGTTTTCACGGGGTCGACGGGCCCACGCCGGGCCGCGCTGGGCTTGCGCGCGGAGACGGCGGGGGTGTGTGCGATCTCGGGAGCGCGGGAGACGTGGTCGGGCTCGGCGTGGGCCGTGGCCTTGACCTCAGCCGCTTTCGGCTCGGGCTCCGGCCCGTCGGTGCGCAGGCGGTCCTGGGTACCGGTCGCCTGAGGCGGGTGGACGGATTCGGCGGGCGGGGGTGGGTTCCGATCCGGGTCCGGGGCCCCGTGCGGATCTGCGGCCGGATCCGGCTCCGCGGTCCAAGAATGGTCTGCTTCCGGACTGCCGGCGGTGTCCGGCGCCTGGGGCGTCGGCGGGTCCGCCTCCGAGGCGTGCGGGCCTTCGCTCCGGTCCGAACTCCCGTCCCGCCCCATGAAATGCCCCATGACCGACGCCGGCCACCCCTTTCCGGAGAGGCCGGGCACCACCGACGTACGCCGCTTCCCGGTGAGGCCCGGCACCACCGGTGCCCGCCCCGGCCCGGATGCGGGCAGGCCCCGAGCCGGTGCGGAGATCTCCGCGCCCCGTGTCTCGGAGACCAGTGCCTCCG from Streptomyces sp. NBC_01707 includes the following:
- a CDS encoding MGMT family protein encodes the protein MSEHRTGDDGARDERAPDELPEYAERVLDVADLIPPGRVMTYGDIAEWLGEGGPRQVGRVMALYGGAAPWWRVVRSDGALLPGHELRALDHYREESTPLREASRSAEGHIPRLDMKRARWDGVTGGHGGAEGVDGEAHT
- a CDS encoding lysylphosphatidylglycerol synthase domain-containing protein; the encoded protein is MQPPKAADASDAEPRPDEGQDRAQAPAQKPEPEQKPSSGTERERKQARDQEPALRARPHHLVGSTLSTVRAAEEADRVSGDEPLLPARVHRPSDLMRVLIGVLAIAVLFSIAAFAHGTTTGLENDINKGTDQAPDVLIKIAGLVSSIAVLLVPVAFAIERLIKRDGLRIADGVLAAVLAHGVTLATDLWVAKSASGTIQDALTQPQPGAALTDPVHGYLAPVIAYMTAVGMARRPRWRVVLWVVLLLDAFAMLVGGYTTPFSIILTVLIGWTVAYGTLYAVGSPNVRPTGQHLMAGLRHVGFRPVTAMRADDACDSGDQSDRGRRYLVSLEDGPPLDVTVVDREQQAQGFFYRVWRRLTLRAFTQRRSIQSLRQALEQEALLAYAAIAAGANAPKLIATSELGPDAVMLVYEHIGGRSLDALEDVEITDDLVRGAWRQVKALQSRRIAHRRLTGDAILVEPSGTVFVTDLRGGEIAAGDLVLRMDIAQLLTTTGLRVGAERAVAVALDVLGPDAVANCLPLLQPIALSRSTRAALRRLARERSQREREAVLEASDAAKRAKAQESEVSEAEGAPSVPADRKALRNEKQAEKRAEKRAIDDALDEAREEDLLTQIRRQVLLIRPQAPVEPVRLERIKPRTLLSFIAGAIAAYFLISQVTEADFGAVVEQAEWGWVAAALGFSALSYIAAAMSLLGFVPERVPFGKTVLAQVAGSFVKIVAPPAVGGVALNTRFLQRSGVRPGLAVASVGASQLFGLGCHVLLLGAFGYLTGTEKTPSSLTPSRTVIAGLLTVAVLVLVVTAIPFLRKFVVTRVRSLFAGVVPRMLDVVQRPQKLLTGIGGMLLLTGLFVMCLDASIRAFSGPDVPQLSYASIAVVFLAGNALGSAAPTPGGMGAVEGALTLGLIAVGLPKEVAAPAVLLFRLMTLWLPVLPGWLCFNHLTRKGAL
- a CDS encoding alpha/beta hydrolase — protein: MRTPPSLRAAALAATVTALLPLAACSDGGDGAADTDRTRNSPHAANAADTSMPADLTSQKLEWKPCPAPSAAQGGGAAPTPLPGDTAWQCSSMKVPLDYAKPDGDTIELALIRAKAIDQSKRIGSLILNFGGPGASGVATLPQFGTTYDKLRARYDLVSFDPRGVGRSEGVKCENDKQLDARFESDLTPDDAAEVQAYVNEQKKYVASCKKNSGSELPYVGTTNAARDINLMHQVLGDEKLHYLGFSYGTELGGVYAHLFPKSVGRMVLDAVVDPTEDTEQSSLGQAQGFQLALDNFAKDCVKRGAACKLPGSTGKEVELWIAELLQRLEKTPITGLGTRKLTQSQAITGIAASLYSRQTWPLLEEGLDEADGGNGALLLALADSLNGRADDGRYDNSTAANTAINCVDSKQRFSVDETKAKLPAFQKASPIFGDYLGWGLLACTGWPAKGAWDTPDVSAPGAPPILVIGNTGDPATPYEGAKAMVDALGKGVGVELTYEGQGHGAYNTGDACVQKAVGDYLLDGKVPVAGTVCRLEADGGDK
- a CDS encoding alpha/beta hydrolase, whose translation is MVHHARAGALAAAALLLTGVLAGCDGGTDAKADGKAGRGAASSSTGASGAASDGSDGKPGALPALPTVLTSQRPVWNRCKAVGGESAPASGWRCATVKVPLNYAEPAGDTIGIALIRKEARDKGRRLGSMLFNFGGPGGSGVSMLPRAAGSYGKLNTRYDLVSFDPRGVAGSSGVKCRTDREQEDANREIDLTPDTAAEEAAFIKDGADFGAGCERSSGKVLPYVGTTNAARDMDLIREVLGDKKLTYFGISYGTELGGTYAHLYPKNVGRTVLDAVVDPTADTIGHARNQATGFQRALENYLKDRGQDPKAGTRRIARLLERIDGKPLPTGSGRPLNETLAITGIVTPLYSKSSWPVLTQALDEAENQGTGNLLLQLADSYNGRDENGHYDTQSHSQRAISCADSKLRPTAGDAKALLPEFRKLSPVFGPFLAWDTAGWCADWPVKGEHDTPEASAPGAGPILVVGTTGDPATPYEGAQKMADELGKGVGIMLTNKGEGHGAYGESACVTSTVDAYFLDGKVPANGRTCS
- the moeZ gene encoding adenylyltransferase/sulfurtransferase MoeZ translates to MSLPPLVEPAAELTVDEVRRYSRHLIIPDVGMDGQKRLKNAKVLCVGAGGLGSPALMYLAAAGVGTLGIVEFDEVDESNLQRQIIHSQADIGRSKAQSAKDSVLGINPYVNVVLHEERLEAENVMEIFAQYDLIVDGTDNFATRYLVNDAAVLLNKPYVWGSIYRFDGQASVFWSEHGPCYRCLYPEPPPPGMVPSCAEGGVLGVLCASIGSIQVNEAIKLLAGIGDPLVGRLMIYDALEMQYRQVKVRKDPDCAVCGENPTVTELIDYEAFCGVVSEEAQEAALGSTITPKQLKEWIDADEKIEIIDVREPNEYEIVSIPGAKLIPKNEFLMGNALQDLPQDKRIVLHCKTGVRSAEVLAVLKSAGFADAVHVGGGVIGWVNQIEPEKPVY
- a CDS encoding spherulation-specific family 4 protein, producing the protein MPHLTRAGTARRTGGAEQLGFGVPGYAHPLLAPTEWAELTRSGTPLHWAVLNIDNGPGARPDPHCLEAAGRLRNARERAVHDGAAQDAVRAGGGLLLGHLDLTFGNRPFGELIADAQSFLDWYRVDGFYLDRCPAERADLPAVRRLTSTLAALLEEGEDRADSGDEEIGSGLLVLGHGTHPYPGYAETADQLVTFSGAWTDYRWSQVAEWTADYPPDRFAHFVHGVPRTHLEEAMRIARWQGAGTIFFTDRTIRTDHGGQTDPFAALPGYWDEIVSRIGPGISE
- a CDS encoding NAD(P)-dependent oxidoreductase; protein product: MRVLLLGANGFLGRFVADRLLADPAVHLTALGRGDDADVRFDLAGGSPGALTRFLDAVHPGVVVNCAGATRGGARDLTRHNTVAVATVCEAMRRSGCSARLVQVGCSSEYGPSQPGSSTAEDAVPRPGGPYGVSKLAATELVLGSGLDAVVLRVFSPVGPGTPAGSPLGRLAEAMRRAMQSGDGELKLSGLGVQRDFVDVRDVARAVHAASLSAAQGVVNIGTGRAVRLRDAAAVLAKVAGYPGALHELDTPPARLPIGAPRTSAESVIEHLSATPSPYPDGCGAWQQADVRTARDRLGWRPRINLEESLADIWMEAACRI